Proteins encoded within one genomic window of Pongo pygmaeus isolate AG05252 chromosome 18, NHGRI_mPonPyg2-v2.0_pri, whole genome shotgun sequence:
- the LOC129026298 gene encoding olfactory receptor 7E24-like: MSSSPNLDVSNEITEGVYTPCDIGRNMIVSPPGYWERYHSAEDPELQPVLALLSLSLSMYLVTVLRNLLSMLTVSSDSPLHTPMYFFLSNLCWADMGFTSATVPKMIVDMQSHSRVISHAGCLTQMSFLVLFACIEDMLLPVMAYDCFVAICRPLHCPVIVNPHLCVFFVLVSFFLSLLDSQLHSWIVLQFTIIKNVEMSHFVCDPSQLLKLACSDSVIDSIFIDFDSTMLGFLVISGILLSYYKIVPSILRISSSDGK; encoded by the exons atgtcatcctccCCAAACCTGGATGTTAGCAACGAGATCACagagggggtgtacacaccctgcgaCATTGGAAGGAATATGATCGTCTCCCCACCTGGATACTGGGAAAGATATCACAGCGCGG AGGATCCAGAACTGCAGCCGGTCCTCGCTTTGCTCTCCCTGTCCCTGTCCATGTATCTGGTCACGGTGCTGAGGAACCTACTCAGCATGCTGACTGTCAGCTCTGACTCccccctccacacccccatgtacttcttcctctccaacctgTGCTGGGCTGACATGGGTTTCACCTCGGCCACGGTTCCCAAGATGATTGTGGACATGCAGTCACATAGCAGAGTCATCTCTCATGCGGGCTGCCTGACACAGATGTCTTTCTTGGTCCTTTTTGCATGTATAGAAGACATGCTTCTGCCTGTGATGGCCTATGACTGCTTTGTAGCCATCTGTCGCCCTCTGCACTGCCCAGTCATCGTGAATCCTCACCTCTGTGTCTTCTTCGTTTTGGTGTCCTTTTTCCTTAGCCTGTTGGATTCCCAGCTGCACAGTTGGATTGTGTTACAATTCACCATCATCAAGAATGTGGAAATGTCTCATTTTGTCTGTGACCCCTCTCAACTTCTCAAACTTGCCTGTTCTGACAGCGTCATCGATAGCATATTCATAGATTTCGATAGTACTATGTTGGGTTTTCTTGTCATTTCAGGGATCCTTTTGTCTTACTATAAAATTGTCCCCTCCATTCTAAGGATTTCTTCGTCAGATGGGAAGTAG